The following coding sequences are from one Reyranella humidisoli window:
- a CDS encoding glutathione S-transferase family protein, producing MKLYYMPGACSIGIHVLLEEIGKPYDAHKVDGAKQEQYGPDFVKLNPKSKVPTLQRDDGSVLTEFPAIAVWLARKNPEAGLLPSDADGEAAALEAMDYAVSTMHMQGFSRMFRPANFAPTEADHDKVKARGKEIMEKGLALMDKALEGKEYLAGKFSVADAALFYVSFWAAARMKMPLPKNVAAHYERMKARPAVQRVLEQEGLTAAA from the coding sequence ATGAAGCTCTATTACATGCCCGGCGCCTGTTCGATCGGCATCCACGTGCTGCTCGAGGAAATCGGCAAGCCCTACGACGCGCACAAGGTCGACGGCGCCAAGCAGGAGCAGTACGGCCCGGATTTCGTGAAGCTCAATCCGAAGTCGAAGGTCCCGACCCTGCAGCGCGACGACGGCTCCGTGCTCACGGAGTTCCCCGCGATCGCCGTGTGGCTCGCCCGCAAGAACCCCGAAGCCGGCCTGCTGCCGTCCGATGCCGATGGCGAGGCCGCGGCGCTCGAAGCGATGGATTATGCCGTGTCGACCATGCACATGCAGGGTTTCAGCCGCATGTTCCGTCCGGCCAACTTCGCGCCGACCGAGGCCGACCACGACAAGGTGAAGGCGCGCGGCAAGGAGATCATGGAGAAGGGCCTGGCGCTGATGGACAAGGCGCTCGAAGGCAAGGAGTACCTGGCGGGCAAGTTCTCGGTGGCCGATGCCGCCCTGTTCTACGTCAGCTTCTGGGCCGCGGCCCGCATGAAGATGCCGCTGCCCAAGAACGTCGCCGCCCACTACGAGCGCATGAAGGCCCGCCCGGCCGTGCAGCGCGTGCTGGAGCAGGAAGGCCTCACGGCCGCCGCCTGA